A portion of the Ailuropoda melanoleuca isolate Jingjing chromosome 18, ASM200744v2, whole genome shotgun sequence genome contains these proteins:
- the ACSL1 gene encoding long-chain-fatty-acid--CoA ligase 1 isoform X1, with product MQAHELFRYFRMPELADFRQYVRTLPTNTLMGFGAFAALTTFWYATRPKALKPPCDLSMQSVEVAGSDGARRSPLLDSDEPLVCFYDDVTTLYEGFQRGIQVSNNGPCLGSRKPDQPYEWLSYKQVAEMSECVGSALIQKGFKAAPDQFIGIFAQNRPEWVIIEQGCFAYSMVVVPLYDTLGMEAITYIVNKAELSLVFVDKPEKANLLLDGVENKLTPGLKIIVLMDSYGIDLLDRGKRCGVEIISMKAMEDLGRANRQRPKPPAPEDLAVVCFTSGTTGNPKGALITHRNIVSDCSAFVKITESTVNPSPDDTLISFLPLAHMFERVVECVMLCHGAKIGFFQGDIRLLMDDLKVLQPTVFPVVPRLLNRMFDRIFGQANTTLKRWLLDFASKRKEAELRSGIIRNNSLWDRLIFHKIQSSLGGKVRLMVTGAAPVSATVLTFLRAALGCQFYEGYGQTECTAGCCLTMPGDWTAGHVGAPMPCNLIKLVDVEEMNYLASKGEGEVCVKGPNVFKGYLKDPAKTAEVLDKDGWLHTGDIGKWLPNGTLKIIDRKKHIFKLAQGEYIAPEKIENIYLRSEPVAQVFVHGESLQAFLIAIVVPDVETLCSWARKKGFEGSFEELCRNKDVKKAILEDMVRLGKDSGLKPFEQVKGISLHPELFSIDNGLLTPTMKAKRPELRNYFRSQIDELYSTIKV from the exons GGTAGCGATGGTGCTCGGAGATCCCCACTGCTGGATAGCGATGAGCCCTTGGTGTGTTTCTACGATGATGTCACAACCTTGTACGAAGGCTTCCAGAGGGGTATACAGGTGTCAA ataatGGCCCTTGTTTAGGCTCTCGGAAGCCAGACCAACCCTATGAATGGCTTTCATACAAACAG GTTGCAGAGATGTCCGAGTGTGTGGGCTCAGCACTCATCCAGAAGGGCTTCAAGGCTGCCCCGGATCAGTTCATTGGCATCTTCGCTCAGAACAGACCTGAG TGGGTGATCATTGAACAGGGATGCTTTGCTTACTCTATGGTGGTCGTTCCCCTCTACGATACGCTTGGAATGGAAGCAATCACCTACATAGTCAACAAAG CTGAACTCTCTCTGGTTTTTGTTGACAAGCCAGAGAAGGCCAACCTCTTATTAGATGGTGTGGAAAATAAGTTAACACCAGGCCTTAAAATCATCGTCCTCATGGACTCCTATGGCATCGATCTGTTGGATCGAGGCAAAAGGTGTGGCGTGGAAATCATCAGTATGAAGGCGATGGAG GACCTGGGAAGAGCCAACAGACAGAGGCCTAAG CCTCCAGCACCTGAAGATCTCGCGGTCGTTTGTTTCACCAGTGGGACTACGG GCAACCCCAAAGGAGCATTGATCACGCATCGAAATATAGTGAGCGATTGTTCAGCTTTTGTGAAAATCACAGAG AGCACAGTCAATCCTTCCCCAGATGATACGTTGATATCTTTCTTGCCTCTCGCCCATATGTTTGAAAGAGTTGTAGAG TGTGTGATGCTGTGTCATGGAGCTAAAATAGGATTTTTCCAAGGAGATATCAGGCTGCTCATGGATGACCTCAAGGTTCTTCAACCCACAGTCTTCCCTGTGGTCCCCAGACTGCTGAACCGGATGTTTGACCGA ATTTTTGGGCAGGCAAACACCACCCTGAAGCGATGGCTGCTGGACTTCGCCTccaagaggaaggaggcagagcttCGCAGCGGTATCATCAGGAACAACAGCCTGTGGGATAGACTGATCTTCCACAAGATACAG TCGAGCCTGGGAGGAAAAGTCAGGCTGATGGTCACAGGAGCTGCGCCCGTATCCGCCACTGTGCTGACGTTTCTGAGAGCAGCGCTCGGCTGTCAG TTTTATGAAGGCTACGGACAGACCGAGTGTACCGCTGGCTGCTGCCTGACCATGCCTGGAGACTGGACAGCAG GCCATGTTGGTGCCCCAATGCCTTGCAACCTTATAAAACTTGTAGATGTGGAAGAAATGAACTACTTGGCTTCCAAGGGTGAGGGTGAG GTGTGTGTGAAGGGGCCAAATGTATTTAAAGGCTACTTGAAGGACCCAGCAAAAACAGCAGAAGTTCTGGACAAAGACGGCTGGTTACACACGGGGGACATTGGAAAGTGGCTTCCA AATGGCACCTTGAAGATCATTGACAGGAAGAAGCACATCTTTAAACTGGCACAGGGAGAATACATAGCACCTGAGAAGATCGAGAACATCTACCTGCGAAGTGAACCTGTCGCTCAGGTGTTTGTCCACGGAGAAAGCTTGCAG GCATTTCTCATAGCAATTGTGGTACCAGATGTTGAGACATTATGTTCCTGGGCCCGAAAGAAAGGATTTGAAGGCTCCTTTGAGGAACTGTGCAGGAACAAG GACGTCAAAAAAGCCATCCTGGAAGACATGGTGAGGCTTGGGAAGGATTCTGGCCTGAAACCATTTGAACAG GTCAAAGGTATTAGTCTCCACCCTGAATTATTTTCTATTGACAACGGGCTCCTGACCCCAACGATGAAGGCGAAACGGCCGGAGCTTCGGAATTATTTCAGGTCACAGATAGATGAACTTTATTCCACCATTAAAGTGTAA
- the ACSL1 gene encoding long-chain-fatty-acid--CoA ligase 1 isoform X2 — MQAHELFRYFRMPELADFRQYVRTLPTNTLMGFGAFAALTTFWYATRPKALKPPCDLSMQSVEVAGSDGARRSPLLDSDEPLVCFYDDVTTLYEGFQRGIQVSNNGPCLGSRKPDQPYEWLSYKQVAEMSECVGSALIQKGFKAAPDQFIGIFAQNRPEWVIIEQGCFAYSMVVVPLYDTLGMEAITYIVNKAELSLVFVDKPEKANLLLDGVENKLTPGLKIIVLMDSYGIDLLDRGKRCGVEIISMKAMEDLGRANRQRPKPPAPEDLAVVCFTSGTTGNPKGALITHRNIVSDCSAFVKITEKTLALNASDTHISFLPLAHMYEQLLQCVMLCHGAKIGFFQGDIRLLMDDLKVLQPTVFPVVPRLLNRMFDRIFGQANTTLKRWLLDFASKRKEAELRSGIIRNNSLWDRLIFHKIQSSLGGKVRLMVTGAAPVSATVLTFLRAALGCQFYEGYGQTECTAGCCLTMPGDWTAGHVGAPMPCNLIKLVDVEEMNYLASKGEGEVCVKGPNVFKGYLKDPAKTAEVLDKDGWLHTGDIGKWLPNGTLKIIDRKKHIFKLAQGEYIAPEKIENIYLRSEPVAQVFVHGESLQAFLIAIVVPDVETLCSWARKKGFEGSFEELCRNKDVKKAILEDMVRLGKDSGLKPFEQVKGISLHPELFSIDNGLLTPTMKAKRPELRNYFRSQIDELYSTIKV; from the exons GGTAGCGATGGTGCTCGGAGATCCCCACTGCTGGATAGCGATGAGCCCTTGGTGTGTTTCTACGATGATGTCACAACCTTGTACGAAGGCTTCCAGAGGGGTATACAGGTGTCAA ataatGGCCCTTGTTTAGGCTCTCGGAAGCCAGACCAACCCTATGAATGGCTTTCATACAAACAG GTTGCAGAGATGTCCGAGTGTGTGGGCTCAGCACTCATCCAGAAGGGCTTCAAGGCTGCCCCGGATCAGTTCATTGGCATCTTCGCTCAGAACAGACCTGAG TGGGTGATCATTGAACAGGGATGCTTTGCTTACTCTATGGTGGTCGTTCCCCTCTACGATACGCTTGGAATGGAAGCAATCACCTACATAGTCAACAAAG CTGAACTCTCTCTGGTTTTTGTTGACAAGCCAGAGAAGGCCAACCTCTTATTAGATGGTGTGGAAAATAAGTTAACACCAGGCCTTAAAATCATCGTCCTCATGGACTCCTATGGCATCGATCTGTTGGATCGAGGCAAAAGGTGTGGCGTGGAAATCATCAGTATGAAGGCGATGGAG GACCTGGGAAGAGCCAACAGACAGAGGCCTAAG CCTCCAGCACCTGAAGATCTCGCGGTCGTTTGTTTCACCAGTGGGACTACGG GCAACCCCAAAGGAGCATTGATCACGCATCGAAATATAGTGAGCGATTGTTCAGCTTTTGTGAAAATCACAGAG aagaCACTTGCCTTGAATGCCAGTGACACACACATTTCGTTTTTACCACTGGCACACATGTATGAGCAGCTGCTGCAG TGTGTGATGCTGTGTCATGGAGCTAAAATAGGATTTTTCCAAGGAGATATCAGGCTGCTCATGGATGACCTCAAGGTTCTTCAACCCACAGTCTTCCCTGTGGTCCCCAGACTGCTGAACCGGATGTTTGACCGA ATTTTTGGGCAGGCAAACACCACCCTGAAGCGATGGCTGCTGGACTTCGCCTccaagaggaaggaggcagagcttCGCAGCGGTATCATCAGGAACAACAGCCTGTGGGATAGACTGATCTTCCACAAGATACAG TCGAGCCTGGGAGGAAAAGTCAGGCTGATGGTCACAGGAGCTGCGCCCGTATCCGCCACTGTGCTGACGTTTCTGAGAGCAGCGCTCGGCTGTCAG TTTTATGAAGGCTACGGACAGACCGAGTGTACCGCTGGCTGCTGCCTGACCATGCCTGGAGACTGGACAGCAG GCCATGTTGGTGCCCCAATGCCTTGCAACCTTATAAAACTTGTAGATGTGGAAGAAATGAACTACTTGGCTTCCAAGGGTGAGGGTGAG GTGTGTGTGAAGGGGCCAAATGTATTTAAAGGCTACTTGAAGGACCCAGCAAAAACAGCAGAAGTTCTGGACAAAGACGGCTGGTTACACACGGGGGACATTGGAAAGTGGCTTCCA AATGGCACCTTGAAGATCATTGACAGGAAGAAGCACATCTTTAAACTGGCACAGGGAGAATACATAGCACCTGAGAAGATCGAGAACATCTACCTGCGAAGTGAACCTGTCGCTCAGGTGTTTGTCCACGGAGAAAGCTTGCAG GCATTTCTCATAGCAATTGTGGTACCAGATGTTGAGACATTATGTTCCTGGGCCCGAAAGAAAGGATTTGAAGGCTCCTTTGAGGAACTGTGCAGGAACAAG GACGTCAAAAAAGCCATCCTGGAAGACATGGTGAGGCTTGGGAAGGATTCTGGCCTGAAACCATTTGAACAG GTCAAAGGTATTAGTCTCCACCCTGAATTATTTTCTATTGACAACGGGCTCCTGACCCCAACGATGAAGGCGAAACGGCCGGAGCTTCGGAATTATTTCAGGTCACAGATAGATGAACTTTATTCCACCATTAAAGTGTAA